The Spirosoma sp. SC4-14 DNA window GGGATTAATACGGCTGATGGCGTCAAAATAGAGTTTTTCCTCCAGGTCGGTCAGCGTTCCAAAAACAACGGTGTTGGCATAAGGCTGTAGCTGCAAGGTCAGCAACATATAGGCCCAGGTTGGCACAATGGCATCCTCGGTACAGGTGATAGCCACATTTTTGCCGGCATACTGGCTCCAGTCATGTTCTTTAAGAAAGACCCGAAACTCTTTTTCTTTCAGAATCAGGCCCATATAGAGGTTATCTTTCAAATCATAGACAACTCGTTGGCCCGAATGATAGTATTCTTCCAGATCAAGAGTAATAAGGCCACTGCTGGCAACTCGGTTGATAATTTCTGTTTCCATTCGTTTCGTTAGCGGCCTATGATTTAATGGTCCCAAAGGCACCGCTCCAACCGCCTGTTCCTTTCTATCCAACAACCCTTTACCGCCGAAAGGTTCTTTGTCACCGCTGGCAAAAATCGACCCTATAGTCTGTAAATTTTTGCTACTTTTGTTTTTATATCTAATTACAATTGCCCTAAACGATTGGCTCATGAAATTCATCGTTTCCTCGTCAGTACTGCTAAAAAACCTCCAAAATATTAACGGCGTCGTGGCGACTAACCCGATTGTGCCGATTCTCGAAAATTTCCTGTTTCGTATCGAAGATGGAACGTTGACCGTTACCGCATCGGATCTGCAAACCACCATGACAACGCAGATTCCGGTCGACGCATCGGAAAACGGCGCTATAGCTATTCCAGCCAAATTATTGCTCGACACCCTGCGGAGCCTGCCCGAACAGCCCGTAACGGTAAACATTGATACGGAGACGTTTGGCACCGAAATCCTGACCGACAATGGCCGCTATAAACTCTCGGGCGAAAACCCGATTGATTTCCCAAAACTGCCAATCGTCAACAAAAATATGTCGGTCGATATTCCGTCGGAAGTGTTGCTGGGCGCTATCAACAATACCGTTTTTGCAACGAGCACCGACGATCTGCGCCCTGCTATGACGGGAGTTTATCTGCAACTGAGTCCCGACAATGCCACCTTTGTTGCCACCGACGGCCACCGGCTTATCCGCTATCGCCGAACCGATCTTGGTGCATCGGCCAGCTCGTCGATTATTATTCCGCGCAAGGCATTGCAACTGCTCAAAGCATCGCTGCCCGATAATGTACCGGTTACGGCCGAATTTAGCCAGGCGAATGCGTCGTTTGCCTTTGGCCCAACGCAACTGATCTGCCGCCTGATCGATGAGCGATTCCCCGACTACGAAAACGCCATTCCGACCAACAATCCGAATGTAATGACCATTGGCCGGACCGATCTGCTCAACTCGCTCAAGCGGATCATGATCTACGCCAATCGGACAACGCACCAGATTCGGCTATCGCTTAAAACGAACTCGCTGACCATTTCGGCCGAAGATCTGGACTACTCCAATGAAGCGAACGAAAAACTGTTGTGCGACTACGATGGCGACACGATGGAAATTGGTTTCAATGCTAAATTAATGGCTGAAATGCTGAGTAACCTCAGCGCAAAAATGATTTCACTCGAACTGTCGGCTCCTAACCGGGCTGGTTTGCTGATTCCGGCCGACAAAGAAGAAAACGAAGACATTCTGATGCTGGTAATGCCAGTAATGCTGAATACTTACGCATAGTTAGTGAAGCATGAAGCGTGAAGAATAATTAGCTATATCATTTATTCTTCACGCTTCATGCTTCATTCCTCTTTTTATGGCCTCCAAACGTACGGCTCCCGCTCTTATCTTCATCTTTATTACGCTCCTGATCGATGTTACAGGACTCGGGATTATTATTCCGGTATTTCCGAAACTGATTGAGCAGCTTATTCATGGTAACATCAGTCAGGCAGCCAGTTATGGCGGATGGCTGACGTTTTCCTACGCGTTGATGCAATTTATTTTTTCGCCCATTCTGGGTGGATTAAGCGATCGGTTTGGTCGTCGGCCCGTATTGCTATTCTCACTGTTTGGGTTCGGCCTCGACTATATTCTTCAGGGATTTGCTCCAACCATTGAGTGGTTGTTTATAGGGCGCGTTCTGGCAGGTGTTACTGGTGCCAGCTTTACAACAGCCACAGCCTACATCGCAGATGTGAGTCCCCCCGAAAAACGAGCCCAAAATTTTGGGTTGGTCGGTGCTGCTTTTGGGGTAGGCTTCATTCTGGGGCCAGTCATTGGCGGCTATCTGGGTCAATATGGCCCCCGAGTCCCGTTTTTCGTAGCGGCCGGTCTGACCATGGTCAATTTTCTATACGGTTTGTTCATTCTGCCCGAATCGCTTCCGGCCGAAAACCGGCGCCCGTTCGACTGGCGTCGTGCCAATCCGGTTGGGTCGCTGCTCCGATTAGGCAAATACCCGGTTATTCTGGGGCTGATAGCGTCGCTGGTTTTGATTTATATTGCCGGGTTTGCCGTACAGGGAACCTGGACGTTCTACACGATGGAGAAATTCAAATGGGACGAAAAAACGGTTGGCCTGTCGCTGGCCACTATCGGGGTTTCGTTTGCCATTGTACAGGGCGGACTAAGCCGGGTTATTATTCCCAAACTTGGTCAGCTACGATCGGTATATGTGGGCCTAACGTTTAGTGCCATTGGGTTTGCTCTGTTTGGCTTTGCCAATCAAAGCTGGATGATGTTCGCGTTCATGGCTGTTTATGCTATGGGTGGCATTGCGCAGCCATCTATTCAGGGCATTATTTCTAATCAGGTACCCGCAAACGAACAGGGCGAATTGCAGGGAGCCCTAACGAGCCTGACGAGTACTACGTCTATTTTTGGTCCACTCATCATGACCAATCTGTTCTCGTTTTTTACCTCCCCCAACGCACCAACCTATTTACCCGGTGCCCCGTTTTTTCTGGGCTCGGTTCTGATTCTGATTAGTGCCATTCTGGCCCGACGGGGCCTGAAACGCAACCTTGTGGTGACCGACCTTAAACCAGCCCAAACCAGCCCAGGCTAAAACTCACGGCATTGCACGTAAAACCGACCAGCAAACTATACGGCCAGGATGTTTTCCATAAATAGCGTATCCAACTGCTTTCGGCAAAAGACACCAGCCCTTCGAGCAGGTAGATGTTTCCTCCAAATCGGGAGTAGAAATAAAGTAGAAACGGCCATGTCGACGCACTGATTAACATCCCCAGCAGTACAATTCGAACGGGCTGGTCGTAGCGCCACAAGAACAGTAAGAGCAGTGGGATTTCGACCAGCCACGTTTTTATCAAGTCGGCCCACATTATTTTCTGCGGTTACGGATATATCGAACAAACAAAAGTCCGGCAATCGACACGAATCCAACTCCCCATAACGCATCCGTATTAAGCGAAAACGCCAGTTTTTGCCTGATGGCTTTTACAGATGGCTCCGGCCTTTTGTCTTGTCTAATATATATTTTTCGCTCCTTACTGCCATCGGCAAACGTATAGCGAACACTTTCGTAAGCAATGGCAAAATTCTTCTTCGTTAATCGCCTGACCGTTAACACATCTTCAATAGAACTAAGGGGGTCTGTTTCCTCAACGGAAGAAACCGAGCTAATCGTAATCGTTGACCGGAGCATTGCCGGATTATTTTCGAAATAGCGTTGACGTCTCTTTTGAGTTTCTTCCTGCTCTTCATGGTTTCTGTTTATGAGCATATTCTCATCAAAATCTGCCCTGGCAATTGCGCAAAGAACTGGCCGACTCAGCCGATAAAACTCAACACATTGACCAGGTTGGATAACGCTGTAACTATACGACGGAAAGGTATAGTAAGCTAAAAACACGTAGTCGGGATATTGGTCGCTATTCGCAATCCGAAAGCAGTAGTGTACGCTATGGCTACCGGGCCGTATCATATCGGCTTTTGCGCAACCTACCGAACAGAGCAGGCACCCTGCGAGAAAAAATTCGTATCGGCTCATAAACAAGGAATTACATCTGTTTGCGCTTCCGAATCATGCGTACAACCAATAGTATCACAATAGCAAGCCCCCCAGCTAAAAGCGCGTAATCCAGCGTGGGTTCCCCAGTTGGCCGACTACGGACAATATCAGCAAAAGGAGCCGAAAATGAGTTGATTGCCAGGAAAAGGCATAGATCTGGTTTCATAGTTTTACGATTTTAACCGGGATTGATTAATGATTTGAGGGTAGTTTAAATCGGCGCAGGCTGGCATAATAAAGCCCGACAGTAAGCACTCCAGCCAGCAAAAATTGCGACCCCAAAAAGCCATCAGCAACAAACGGAGCGAATAAAAAAAGCCCACCGACGGCAATTGCCAAGCCAAACGCAACCCCGCTAACCGCAGCCGGTCTATCGGGCACAATGCGCTGTAAGGCAATCACACTGAGCGGAGTAAGCGATTGCAGCAGTCCGGTTCCAAGCATCAGCCAGAACAACTGTCGATACCCCCAACTGAGCGCAGGAATCGCAATCGTCAGCGCCATTATTGCATAGGTTTTCCAGGGAACCCGGTCGGCAATCCAACCGCCAATCAGTTTACCAACCATGGCAGCCAGTGCCATATACAACAGCCAGTCATATTGCTGATCGTATAGCAGTTGCAGACTATTCCAGATGGCAGACCGAAGCGCTATAGCCATCAGCAACACAATCATCAGATAGTCGTGCCGATCGAGCGCTGAATTAACGGTTTCGGGCACTTTCCGACGAGCAAGCGGAAATTTAGCGCGAATTATCAATAGCACTAAGGCACTCATACTCACAATCAGGGCATAACTCACCCAGGCATACTGCATAGCACCAGCCCACCCTCCCATGGCCAGTCCCATAACCCCAAAGGCCGAAAACAAACCGACAAATCGCGATTTATCGGGAAAACAAACGAGTGTAGTAGCACCGCCTGCCACGTGGAAAACAGCCGAACTTAGCCCTGCCAGCGCGATTGCAACCCACATGACCTGAACAGACAATAACCCCAGGGCAATAACCATCCCCAGTAACGACAACACAGCAGGTTTACGGTAATGTCCAATGCGATCTAGCCAGATACCCGCCGGTAATTGTCCACCAAAAGCGAGCGCATTATAGAGCAGCACAGCGCTACCGATCTGAACAAAGCTACTGTTTTGCGATAGACTTCCAATTAGGTAACCCGCTGCCGCGTCTGACAAGCCGTGGCCTACGCCAAGTAACAGCACCGTAGTTCGGTAGTTCGAATAAGCTGTAGCGAGTTTGCTTTGTGTGTTCATGGATGCGAGACAAGAAAGAACACAACAAAGATCTGGCAATGAGCCACGGCATCCTATCTGGGAAAACCTATATTTCGCAGCCGATAAACCTGTATTTTTCTCTACAGCAGCCCATTACGATTCTTTTTTAAAATCCATTCCGGCAAACACGAGCGTACTGGCCTTACCCGAAAGATCCAGAATAAACTGCGCTTTGGCTTTGCCATACCAGGCCTTTTGGTATGGCCCATAGAACGTATCAAAATGCCAGTGCGCCAGAGTTGCATTTACCGTATT harbors:
- a CDS encoding DUF2480 family protein, which gives rise to METEIINRVASSGLITLDLEEYYHSGQRVVYDLKDNLYMGLILKEKEFRVFLKEHDWSQYAGKNVAITCTEDAIVPTWAYMLLTLQLQPYANTVVFGTLTDLEEKLYFDAISRINPDNYRDARVVVKGCSKVPVPTAAYVELTRVLRPVVQSLLFGEPCSTVPLYKRPKTN
- the dnaN gene encoding DNA polymerase III subunit beta, which translates into the protein MKFIVSSSVLLKNLQNINGVVATNPIVPILENFLFRIEDGTLTVTASDLQTTMTTQIPVDASENGAIAIPAKLLLDTLRSLPEQPVTVNIDTETFGTEILTDNGRYKLSGENPIDFPKLPIVNKNMSVDIPSEVLLGAINNTVFATSTDDLRPAMTGVYLQLSPDNATFVATDGHRLIRYRRTDLGASASSSIIIPRKALQLLKASLPDNVPVTAEFSQANASFAFGPTQLICRLIDERFPDYENAIPTNNPNVMTIGRTDLLNSLKRIMIYANRTTHQIRLSLKTNSLTISAEDLDYSNEANEKLLCDYDGDTMEIGFNAKLMAEMLSNLSAKMISLELSAPNRAGLLIPADKEENEDILMLVMPVMLNTYA
- a CDS encoding TCR/Tet family MFS transporter, with product MASKRTAPALIFIFITLLIDVTGLGIIIPVFPKLIEQLIHGNISQAASYGGWLTFSYALMQFIFSPILGGLSDRFGRRPVLLFSLFGFGLDYILQGFAPTIEWLFIGRVLAGVTGASFTTATAYIADVSPPEKRAQNFGLVGAAFGVGFILGPVIGGYLGQYGPRVPFFVAAGLTMVNFLYGLFILPESLPAENRRPFDWRRANPVGSLLRLGKYPVILGLIASLVLIYIAGFAVQGTWTFYTMEKFKWDEKTVGLSLATIGVSFAIVQGGLSRVIIPKLGQLRSVYVGLTFSAIGFALFGFANQSWMMFAFMAVYAMGGIAQPSIQGIISNQVPANEQGELQGALTSLTSTTSIFGPLIMTNLFSFFTSPNAPTYLPGAPFFLGSVLILISAILARRGLKRNLVVTDLKPAQTSPG
- a CDS encoding MFS transporter is translated as MNTQSKLATAYSNYRTTVLLLGVGHGLSDAAAGYLIGSLSQNSSFVQIGSAVLLYNALAFGGQLPAGIWLDRIGHYRKPAVLSLLGMVIALGLLSVQVMWVAIALAGLSSAVFHVAGGATTLVCFPDKSRFVGLFSAFGVMGLAMGGWAGAMQYAWVSYALIVSMSALVLLIIRAKFPLARRKVPETVNSALDRHDYLMIVLLMAIALRSAIWNSLQLLYDQQYDWLLYMALAAMVGKLIGGWIADRVPWKTYAIMALTIAIPALSWGYRQLFWLMLGTGLLQSLTPLSVIALQRIVPDRPAAVSGVAFGLAIAVGGLFLFAPFVADGFLGSQFLLAGVLTVGLYYASLRRFKLPSNH